A stretch of the Desulfobacter sp. genome encodes the following:
- the ftsZ gene encoding cell division protein FtsZ, with amino-acid sequence MTFSYVENDNSAKIKVIGVGGAGGNAVNNMIDAKLCGVKFIVANTDAQALEQSKAEVKIQLGTDLTEGLGAGADPNVGREAAVESMDEIRSALEDSHMVFITAGFGGGTGTGAAPIIAEICKDLGILTVAVASKPFSFEGKKREKAAIAGLERLHGITDTVITIPNDRLRGIAPKGARMVDMFIKADEILHHSVKGITDLIMMPGHVNLDFADVKTTMQKAGKALMGIGIASGENRATEAAEKAISHPLLEDISISGAKGVLMNITSSSDLTLDEMTEASDRIYEEVGDDAEIIWGQTFDEDLGDEMRITVIATGIDQEEPALAENMHRFDPKPTQPVAAAAVAGSHPAYAAGAYAAAPAREIAQPVGQHEVIARGVVRDATEADLANWNDNPVRITQKRVVGDEDIVQDYPMSFDNDDLEVPTFLRRKAD; translated from the coding sequence ATGACTTTTTCTTATGTGGAGAACGACAATTCGGCAAAAATCAAGGTCATCGGTGTGGGTGGTGCAGGCGGCAATGCAGTCAACAACATGATTGACGCAAAACTCTGCGGCGTTAAATTTATTGTGGCCAACACAGATGCCCAGGCATTGGAGCAATCCAAGGCAGAGGTAAAAATCCAGCTGGGCACAGACCTCACAGAGGGCCTGGGCGCAGGGGCTGATCCCAATGTCGGCAGGGAAGCTGCCGTTGAAAGCATGGATGAAATCAGAAGCGCGCTTGAAGACAGCCACATGGTATTTATCACGGCGGGATTCGGCGGCGGCACCGGTACCGGAGCGGCTCCCATCATCGCTGAAATCTGTAAAGACCTTGGGATCCTCACCGTGGCCGTGGCATCCAAGCCCTTTTCCTTTGAAGGCAAAAAACGGGAAAAAGCCGCCATCGCAGGGCTTGAAAGACTTCATGGCATCACAGACACCGTCATTACCATCCCCAATGACCGTCTCCGGGGAATTGCCCCCAAAGGGGCCCGCATGGTGGATATGTTCATCAAGGCCGATGAAATCCTTCATCATTCTGTCAAAGGCATCACAGATCTGATCATGATGCCCGGACACGTCAACCTTGACTTTGCAGATGTCAAAACCACCATGCAAAAGGCTGGCAAAGCGCTCATGGGTATCGGTATTGCCTCTGGCGAAAACAGGGCAACCGAGGCGGCTGAAAAAGCCATTTCCCATCCCCTGCTTGAAGATATTTCCATTTCAGGCGCCAAAGGGGTGCTCATGAACATCACCTCAAGTTCTGATCTTACCTTGGATGAAATGACCGAGGCCTCGGACCGGATTTACGAAGAAGTCGGTGATGATGCAGAAATCATCTGGGGCCAGACCTTTGATGAAGATCTTGGTGATGAAATGAGAATCACGGTCATTGCCACCGGAATTGACCAGGAAGAACCTGCACTTGCCGAAAATATGCACAGGTTTGATCCCAAACCGACACAGCCCGTGGCCGCAGCTGCCGTGGCAGGATCACACCCGGCATATGCTGCCGGCGCCTATGCCGCCGCACCCGCCCGGGAAATTGCCCAGCCTGTGGGACAGCATGAAGTCATTGCCCGGGGCGTGGTCAGGGATGCCACAGAGGCAGATCTTGCCAATTGGAACGACAACCCTGTCCGTATCACCCAAAAACGGGTGGTCGGAGACGAAGATATTGTCCAGGATTACCCAATGAGTTTTGATAATGACGATCTCGAGGTGCCCACATTTTTGAGACGAAAAGCTGATTAA
- the ftsA gene encoding cell division protein FtsA: protein MQGNEKIIVGLDIGTTKICAVVGEMLDEEINIIGVGSHPSTGLRKGSVVNIESTVDSIKKTIEEAELMAGCDISSVYVGIAGNHIKGFNSHGIIAIKGREITQSDVERVIDAAKAVAIPTDREILHVIPQEFIVDDMESIQNPVGMTAIRLEAKIHIVTGAVSSARNIVKCCNKAGLEVCDIVLESLASGQAVLTDEEKELGCVLADMGGGTTDLALFKDNNVKFIYELTVGGHNLTNDISIGLRTPLPEAEKIKIEHGTCVPQNVRSGATIEVPAVGGREPKRLARGILAEILEPRVEEIFSLLKQELFSNGLENAFPAGFVLTGGSVVLDGICDIAESVFSVPVRVGEPDRIGGLKDIVKNPAYATGVGLVIFGSNANCKTDFKETDAKSWNDLLNRMKQWFKDII from the coding sequence TTGCAGGGAAATGAAAAAATAATAGTAGGTCTGGACATCGGTACCACCAAAATCTGTGCTGTGGTGGGCGAGATGCTGGATGAGGAGATCAACATCATCGGTGTGGGCTCCCATCCGTCCACAGGGCTTCGCAAAGGATCGGTTGTCAATATAGAGTCAACAGTGGACTCCATTAAAAAAACAATCGAAGAAGCAGAGCTCATGGCCGGCTGTGATATTTCCTCTGTTTATGTTGGTATTGCAGGCAATCATATCAAAGGGTTCAACAGCCACGGCATCATTGCCATCAAGGGCCGGGAAATCACCCAAAGCGATGTTGAGCGGGTCATTGATGCGGCCAAGGCCGTTGCCATCCCGACGGACAGAGAAATCCTCCATGTCATTCCCCAGGAATTCATTGTGGATGATATGGAGTCCATTCAGAACCCCGTGGGCATGACGGCCATCCGGCTGGAGGCAAAAATTCACATTGTCACCGGAGCGGTATCCTCTGCCCGGAATATTGTCAAATGCTGCAACAAGGCAGGGCTTGAGGTCTGTGACATTGTTCTGGAATCTTTGGCTTCGGGCCAGGCCGTGCTCACGGATGAAGAAAAGGAACTGGGATGTGTCCTGGCGGACATGGGCGGCGGAACAACTGATCTGGCCCTGTTCAAGGACAACAACGTCAAATTTATTTATGAGCTTACCGTGGGCGGACACAATCTGACCAATGATATTTCCATCGGCCTGCGCACCCCTTTGCCGGAGGCTGAAAAAATCAAAATTGAGCACGGCACCTGCGTGCCCCAGAATGTCAGATCCGGAGCGACCATTGAGGTGCCTGCCGTGGGCGGCCGGGAACCCAAGCGGCTGGCCCGGGGAATTTTGGCTGAAATTCTCGAACCCCGGGTGGAAGAAATTTTTTCCCTGCTCAAACAAGAACTCTTTTCCAATGGGCTTGAAAATGCTTTTCCCGCCGGTTTCGTACTTACAGGCGGCTCTGTGGTCTTGGACGGTATCTGTGATATTGCAGAATCCGTATTCAGCGTACCCGTGAGAGTAGGAGAACCCGACCGCATCGGCGGGCTCAAGGATATTGTTAAAAACCCGGCCTATGCGACAGGCGTGGGGCTTGTGATTTTCGGATCCAATGCCAATTGCAAAACGGACTTTAAAGAGACCGATGCCAAAAGCTGGAACGATTTATTAAACAGAATGAAACAATGGTTTAAAGATATAATTTAA
- a CDS encoding FtsQ-type POTRA domain-containing protein — protein sequence MATKSIKQNRYKPAPGSDRQQKANSAQDKRMIFKGTLLVIMILFMTVTYVFLHDIVVQSPLFTVKSVDMSGESRASKTELIARAGLDQPVNLFSLCPKLIEKKLCAHPWVAKVKVERKLFSRVKISIKEQEPLAIVAIENLADIVINTQGVPFKEYDPENDHLKMLPVISGMDLSLSNNTYLFEGQIFNSIMDLLQTQKTDQIKSIHGDENRGILIKTLDIYNKKIYIENNNENKEGNEALIPIKLGFDQFDKKLARARKISRYMAANFLSKTILAMDLFDIEKIFVKTEDALHNTLEKGV from the coding sequence TTGGCAACTAAATCCATAAAACAGAACCGGTACAAACCTGCGCCCGGCTCCGACCGGCAGCAAAAAGCCAACTCAGCCCAGGACAAGAGAATGATTTTCAAAGGGACTCTCCTTGTTATCATGATTCTCTTTATGACCGTTACCTATGTTTTTCTCCACGATATCGTGGTGCAAAGCCCTTTGTTCACAGTCAAGAGTGTGGACATGTCAGGGGAAAGTCGGGCCTCTAAAACAGAATTGATTGCCAGGGCCGGATTGGACCAGCCTGTTAACCTCTTCAGCCTTTGCCCAAAATTGATTGAAAAAAAATTATGCGCCCATCCCTGGGTGGCAAAAGTAAAGGTTGAACGCAAATTATTTTCCCGTGTCAAAATCAGCATCAAAGAACAGGAACCCCTGGCCATTGTGGCCATTGAAAACTTGGCCGACATTGTTATCAATACCCAGGGGGTTCCGTTTAAGGAGTATGATCCGGAAAATGACCACCTGAAGATGCTGCCCGTGATCTCGGGAATGGATTTGAGTCTGTCCAACAATACCTACCTGTTTGAAGGTCAAATTTTTAATTCAATTATGGATTTGCTGCAGACCCAAAAGACAGACCAGATAAAATCCATTCACGGGGATGAAAACAGAGGAATTTTAATAAAAACGCTAGACATTTACAATAAAAAAATTTATATTGAAAACAACAATGAAAATAAAGAGGGGAATGAGGCCTTGATCCCCATCAAACTAGGGTTTGACCAATTTGATAAAAAGCTGGCCAGGGCCAGAAAAATCAGCCGGTATATGGCGGCAAACTTTCTTAGTAAAACAATATTGGCCATGGATCTTTTTGATATTGAAAAAATATTTGTCAAAACAGAAGATGCTCTGCACAACACTTTAGAAAAGGGGGTTTAA
- the murB gene encoding UDP-N-acetylmuramate dehydrogenase yields MNTAFTNSKILKGVDLRTNHALARYTSFQVGGPADFFAKPSTREELASLIRIARKEGLPITVLGGGTNTLISDQGIRGLVLVLTRLKATPQLEPGLAKDQTKLGALAGDSLAAICRFAMENSLSGLEWAAGIPGTIGGAVMMNAGSGKKEISHLIESVEVFDLNTLSWKTIKAKNLNFRYRSLELEDTILIKAWLALTPTDPGQIQKAHQAHLEAKRASQPVSQASGGCFFKNPSSHPSAGRLIEEAGLKGYTLNGAMVSALHANFIINYDNATCKDILALKQVIQDQVYKKFGIKLKSEVKAIGN; encoded by the coding sequence ATGAATACGGCCTTTACCAATTCAAAGATTTTAAAAGGGGTTGACCTTCGAACCAACCATGCCCTGGCCAGATATACCAGCTTTCAGGTCGGCGGCCCTGCTGATTTTTTTGCAAAACCTTCAACCAGAGAGGAACTGGCCTCTTTGATCAGGATCGCCCGAAAAGAAGGCCTTCCGATTACCGTGCTGGGCGGGGGAACCAACACTCTGATTTCAGATCAGGGCATACGAGGCCTGGTCCTTGTTCTCACCCGTCTTAAGGCAACACCGCAGCTAGAACCGGGGTTAGCTAAAGACCAAACAAAATTAGGCGCCCTGGCAGGAGACTCCCTAGCAGCCATTTGCCGGTTTGCCATGGAAAACAGCCTTTCAGGACTTGAATGGGCCGCCGGCATTCCAGGAACTATCGGCGGGGCAGTCATGATGAATGCCGGATCAGGAAAAAAGGAAATAAGCCATTTGATTGAGAGTGTTGAAGTTTTTGATCTCAACACCCTCTCCTGGAAAACGATCAAGGCAAAAAATCTTAACTTCAGATACCGAAGCCTTGAACTTGAGGATACCATTCTCATAAAGGCATGGCTGGCACTTACCCCGACAGACCCCGGCCAAATACAAAAAGCCCATCAAGCACACCTTGAGGCCAAAAGAGCAAGCCAACCGGTTTCCCAGGCCAGCGGCGGCTGCTTTTTTAAAAATCCATCTTCACACCCCTCTGCAGGCCGGCTTATCGAAGAGGCCGGATTAAAGGGATACACCCTTAACGGAGCCATGGTCTCAGCCTTGCACGCCAACTTTATCATCAATTATGACAATGCCACCTGCAAAGACATCCTGGCCCTTAAACAGGTGATTCAAGACCAGGTCTATAAAAAATTTGGAATTAAACTCAAATCAGAGGTAAAAGCCATTGGCAACTAA
- a CDS encoding UDP-N-acetylmuramate--L-alanine ligase produces the protein MYQPDYHIHFVGIGGIGMSGIAELLINLGYTVSGSDLKLSHITQRLEAKGAKIFQGHAKENISDVNVVVTSSAIADENPEVVRAKALGLPIIPRAEMLAELMRIKYAIAVSGAHGKTSTTAMISQILNTAGLDPTVIIGGLLQGLDTNALHGNGEFIVAEADESDGSFLKYAPSIAAVTNIDLEHLDYYTDIEDIKDKFVQFINSVPFYGLAILCLDNEHIQNILPRITVRHITYGCSAQSDLQAKNIEFTHGKSKFSVFAKNECLGDILLNIAGQHNVLNAMAGIATGLELNIPFDTIKQALEEIQGVKRRLEIKGEKKGITIMDDYGHHPTEIAATLTAVRESYPDKRLMVVFQPHRYTRTKALFEEFSRAFYQSDILMVLPIYAASEEPIPGVDGETLVKGICDHGHKNANFAPDFTQALSMITHKAKPGDMILTLGAGDVYTLGEKLVEIL, from the coding sequence ATGTATCAGCCTGATTACCATATCCATTTTGTCGGCATCGGCGGCATCGGCATGAGCGGAATTGCCGAACTGCTTATCAACCTGGGATATACCGTGTCCGGATCGGATTTAAAGCTCTCCCATATCACCCAGCGTCTCGAGGCCAAAGGTGCCAAAATTTTCCAGGGTCATGCAAAAGAAAATATTTCAGATGTGAATGTGGTGGTCACCTCTTCTGCCATTGCAGATGAAAACCCCGAAGTGGTCCGTGCCAAAGCCTTGGGTCTTCCCATTATCCCCAGAGCTGAAATGCTGGCAGAACTCATGCGGATCAAATACGCCATTGCCGTATCCGGTGCCCACGGCAAGACATCGACCACGGCCATGATCTCCCAGATTCTCAATACCGCAGGCCTGGATCCCACCGTCATCATCGGCGGGCTGCTCCAGGGGCTGGACACCAATGCCCTGCACGGCAATGGTGAGTTTATCGTGGCCGAAGCCGATGAAAGTGACGGCTCGTTTCTCAAATATGCCCCGTCCATTGCCGCGGTCACCAATATTGACCTTGAGCACCTGGACTACTACACTGACATTGAGGATATCAAAGACAAATTTGTCCAATTTATCAACTCTGTCCCCTTTTACGGCCTGGCCATCCTCTGTCTGGACAACGAACACATCCAGAATATTCTGCCCAGGATCACGGTGCGCCACATCACCTACGGCTGCTCAGCCCAGTCAGACCTCCAGGCAAAAAACATTGAGTTTACCCATGGAAAAAGTAAATTTTCAGTCTTTGCCAAAAATGAATGCCTGGGCGACATCCTTTTGAATATTGCAGGACAACACAACGTTCTCAATGCCATGGCCGGCATTGCCACGGGCCTGGAATTAAATATTCCCTTTGACACCATCAAACAGGCCCTGGAAGAAATACAGGGGGTAAAACGCCGCCTGGAGATCAAAGGGGAGAAAAAAGGCATCACCATCATGGATGATTACGGCCATCATCCCACGGAAATTGCCGCCACCCTGACGGCCGTTAGAGAAAGCTATCCTGACAAACGCTTGATGGTGGTATTCCAGCCCCACCGGTACACCAGGACAAAGGCTTTGTTTGAAGAATTTTCCCGGGCCTTTTACCAATCTGACATCTTAATGGTTCTGCCCATTTACGCGGCCTCAGAGGAGCCTATCCCCGGAGTGGACGGAGAAACTCTGGTCAAGGGCATTTGTGACCACGGCCATAAAAACGCAAATTTTGCCCCGGATTTCACCCAGGCCCTGTCCATGATCACCCACAAGGCCAAACCCGGAGATATGATTCTCACCCTGGGTGCAGGCGATGTTTACACCCTGGGTGAAAAACTTGTGGAGATTCTTTAA
- the murG gene encoding undecaprenyldiphospho-muramoylpentapeptide beta-N-acetylglucosaminyltransferase: MKKNKRIIIAGGKTGGHLFPGIAVAQALNAQDPTSRILFVGTKAPFEINTLAKYGFAHRSILSRPVKGGSLLGKLWSSILVFVSLIQAMVIIIGFRADFILGVGGFSSFALVLAGRILGRKTAIQEQNAIPGMTNRLLIKIAHTIFISFEQTRGMPVNHKTFWVGNPIRNAPIPDPQGLKLDTSPLDKISPDDFLILVTGGSQGAASINQAFIHAVELTKENKNLFIIHQTGMHSEEDIKKFYESHPVRGVAQKFFHEMPAIQDRADLIITRAGASTLSELSVKGKAAILIPFPHAADDHQTANARNLADKGAALVVADSDLSGELLQTMIQDLRSHPEKRNSMEKAMKSLAMPHGAVRIAGHILDCRTQHLKGEN; the protein is encoded by the coding sequence ATGAAAAAAAATAAACGCATTATCATTGCCGGCGGAAAAACAGGGGGACATCTTTTTCCCGGCATTGCCGTTGCCCAGGCCCTAAACGCCCAAGACCCGACATCCCGCATCCTTTTTGTGGGGACCAAGGCCCCGTTTGAAATCAATACCCTGGCAAAATACGGATTTGCCCACAGGTCCATTTTGTCCAGGCCAGTCAAAGGGGGCAGTCTTCTGGGCAAGCTCTGGTCTTCCATTCTGGTCTTTGTCAGTCTGATCCAGGCCATGGTGATCATCATTGGATTCAGGGCAGATTTTATCCTTGGGGTGGGGGGGTTCTCATCCTTTGCCCTGGTTTTGGCAGGCCGTATCCTGGGCAGAAAAACAGCCATTCAGGAGCAGAACGCCATCCCCGGCATGACCAACAGGCTGCTGATCAAAATTGCCCATACCATTTTTATCTCCTTTGAACAGACCCGGGGCATGCCTGTGAATCACAAAACCTTTTGGGTGGGAAATCCCATCAGAAACGCCCCTATCCCTGACCCACAAGGGTTAAAGCTTGACACCTCACCCTTAGATAAAATCAGCCCGGATGATTTTCTTATCCTGGTCACAGGGGGCAGTCAGGGAGCCGCATCCATTAACCAGGCATTCATCCATGCGGTTGAGCTGACTAAAGAAAACAAAAATCTGTTTATTATCCACCAGACCGGGATGCACAGCGAGGAGGATATTAAAAAATTTTATGAGTCCCACCCTGTCAGAGGCGTGGCCCAAAAATTTTTCCATGAAATGCCGGCCATCCAGGACCGTGCAGACTTGATCATCACAAGGGCCGGGGCCTCCACCCTGTCTGAACTCAGCGTCAAGGGCAAGGCCGCCATCCTGATCCCCTTTCCCCATGCAGCAGACGATCACCAGACAGCCAATGCCCGGAACCTGGCAGACAAAGGGGCTGCTTTGGTGGTTGCTGACTCGGATCTTTCAGGAGAATTACTCCAGACCATGATTCAGGACTTGAGGAGCCACCCGGAAAAAAGGAACTCAATGGAAAAGGCCATGAAATCCCTGGCCATGCCCCATGGGGCAGTGCGTATTGCCGGACACATCCTGGACTGCCGGACCCAGCACCTAAAAGGAGAGAATTAA
- the ftsW gene encoding putative lipid II flippase FtsW, with protein sequence MIIKPQSLNPFFKEKSILFPVLLLAGIGIVMVYSASSSISMEEHNTLFYYMKRQSIFLALSLGVMFTAASFPYKLYKSIAYIILLVAIALLVAVLVPGLNVKAGGAYRWLNLGGFTFQPAEFAKLALIIFLAYSLSKKQETIQQFSIGFLPHAMIFGLFALLIINQPDFGTIVVLAMICWGMMFVAGVRLLHLLSPLPLIIPIVYFLVFKVEYRLLRITTFLNPWDDPYNTGYQITNSLKAFGAGGFFGKGIGLGMQKMHYLPEPHTDFIFSIIGEELGLIGVVVILTLYGIILFTGTKIAREADSAFGAITAAGITLYIGVQVIINTGVALGVLPTKGLTLPFISYGGTSLIINMAAMGILMNIGAQTDEKK encoded by the coding sequence ATGATAATAAAGCCCCAGTCCCTGAACCCGTTTTTCAAAGAAAAGTCCATTTTGTTTCCTGTTCTGCTTTTGGCCGGCATCGGTATTGTTATGGTCTATTCCGCCTCCTCAAGCATCAGCATGGAAGAGCACAACACCCTGTTTTATTATATGAAACGCCAATCCATCTTTTTAGCCTTAAGCCTGGGGGTGATGTTTACCGCAGCCTCTTTTCCCTATAAATTATACAAAAGCATTGCCTATATCATCCTTTTGGTGGCCATCGCCCTTTTGGTGGCGGTTCTGGTTCCGGGCCTGAATGTAAAGGCCGGAGGGGCCTACAGGTGGCTGAACCTCGGTGGGTTCACCTTTCAACCGGCTGAATTTGCCAAGCTGGCCCTGATTATTTTTTTAGCCTATTCCCTGTCCAAAAAACAGGAAACGATCCAACAATTTTCAATTGGTTTTCTTCCCCATGCCATGATTTTCGGACTTTTTGCCCTGCTGATCATCAACCAGCCTGATTTTGGGACCATTGTGGTCCTGGCCATGATCTGCTGGGGCATGATGTTTGTTGCCGGGGTAAGACTGCTCCACCTGCTCTCCCCTCTGCCTTTGATCATCCCCATTGTCTATTTTCTGGTATTTAAGGTAGAGTACCGGCTTTTGCGCATTACCACCTTTTTAAACCCCTGGGACGACCCCTATAATACCGGATACCAGATCACCAATTCCCTCAAGGCTTTCGGCGCCGGCGGGTTTTTCGGCAAAGGCATCGGCCTTGGCATGCAAAAAATGCACTATCTGCCCGAACCCCACACGGATTTCATCTTTTCCATTATCGGAGAAGAACTTGGTCTTATCGGAGTTGTGGTCATCCTCACCCTCTACGGCATCATCCTTTTCACCGGAACAAAGATTGCCAGAGAGGCAGACTCTGCGTTCGGTGCCATCACCGCAGCAGGCATTACCTTGTACATCGGGGTGCAGGTCATCATCAACACAGGGGTGGCCTTAGGTGTGCTGCCCACCAAGGGGCTGACCCTGCCCTTTATCAGCTACGGGGGCACCTCTTTGATTATCAATATGGCGGCCATGGGCATTTTAATGAATATCGGGGCACAGACAGATGAAAAAAAATAA